One window of the Triticum dicoccoides isolate Atlit2015 ecotype Zavitan chromosome 3B, WEW_v2.0, whole genome shotgun sequence genome contains the following:
- the LOC119278415 gene encoding putative disease resistance protein At3g14460, with protein sequence MGSLLMPLLGSVAAKAGDALVTELLRAWGLDKSRRKLERHLAAVQCILLDADAKSRTNPAVRCWMVDLKTAAYQADDVLDDFLYEALRRRAAQIRRRRRRRRATARKVLSYFTTNSPVVFRLSISRKMKDALEMIDELVVEMNNFHFLQHTEAPYVDHPQTHSQVNESEIVGRQDEKEQVVKMLLDHSNHNNSNDNVMVLPIIGMGGIGRTTLAQLVLNDHRMVHHFELVLWVCVSDKFIIMEIIRSIIQVATLNKCDLTEMEALRKELGQVLGKKRYLLVLDDVWNEDGQKWDAMRSLLCSHAGSGSAIIVTSRSDKVASIMGTLPPHQISLLSDDQSWEFFDRNTSGREVERQEEFISVAKNIVDKCKGLPLAIKTIAALLPSKNHNQWFSVLDSDVWKDDILTTTGIVPALRLSYDHLSSEEKICFSFCSIFPKDSPMDKDMLIQLWMANDFIASELRGQQIFDVLVWRCFLQDVKIQKNPMGRFKDEFFRGPACKMHDLMHDLANFVSGNDCSILQESSSCQEIMQGSTNTCSLQHEVRHLSLDYVSNNTIAAMKKILAPRARTILVRRELEWTKTSLGMGKSLSMTMSKFMSLRALKISSILTHMTNLKHLRYLDCSNSDISALPEGITMFYSLQTLKLTGCRKLEKLPEGIRYMLSLRHIFLNGCHSLECMPHGIGQLNSLQTLTDYVIDSDVGRGIDQLKDLNLVGGLSLTKLRKVHSAENAQQGNMSAKHDLKRLSLDWGENIYTWREVEVDTNAEGILEALRPHKRLEVLVLSKYMGAKLPSWMQNSTQLEHISELYLKNCMKCKDLPSLWQLPSLWYLCLDSLDSLTSICVGNDDNDSGESCISPPPFFPKLKTMDLFDMPKLERWHREVAGQVAVVSFPQLKKLKISRCPMLASMPNMLPLLEDLRVDKATDIPLYHLMNLSVQSNLECKGSIEVGPTVGWRSSELQFSRLGDSNVTLTLRDLMENVEPFEEELNRIPCKFMKELRITNCGFLFSSKPSQIQSNIWNHFGFVEVMQIIGCNNIVQWPAVEVRNLNRLRVLHLFDCSNLTGSLPSTISDDENVLHPRLQNLLVMNCGKLVEVPKLPASLEKLHITFCPKLVSVPAILGNVKKLRELSLIGCEALTTFPDGIYGVTVLKKLEVRQCPRVKTLPEGLLQQLPALEELYIRDCPNLEGAFSRGGAYWNLVEAITFRLVD encoded by the exons ATGGGCTCGCTTCTGATGCCGCTGCTTGGCAGCGTGGCCGCTAAGGCCGGCGACGCGCTGGTGACCGAGCTGCTGCGGGCGTGGGGGCTGGATAAGTCCCGCCGGAAGCTGGagcgccacctcgccgccgtccAGTGCATCCTGCTCGACGCCGACGCCAAGAGCCGCACCAACCCCGCCGTCCGCTGCTGGATGGTGGACCTCAAGACCGCCGCCTACCAGGCCGACGACGTCCTCGATGACTTCCTCTACGAGGCGCTGCGCCGCCGTGCCGCCCAGATccgccgacgacgccgccgccgccgtgccaccGCACGCAAG GTGCTGAGCTACTTCACCACCAATAGCCCGGTTGTTTTCCGCCTTTCAATAAGCAGGAAGATGAAGGATGCCCTAGAGATGATTGATGAACTGGTTGTAGAGATGAACAATTTCCACTTCCTGCAACATACCGAAGCACCATACGTTGATCATCCGCAAACACACTCTCAAGTCAATGAATCAGAGATTGTGGGCAGACAAGACGAGAAGGAACAAGTGGTGAAGATGTTGCTCGACCACTCCAACCACAATAATAGTAATGACAATGTCATGGTGCTCCCCATAATTGGCATGGGGGGAATTGGTAGGACCACACTTGCTCAACTTGTGCTCAATGACCACAGAATGGTGCATCATTTTGAGTTAGTCTTATGGGTCTGTGTCTCTGACAAGTTCATTATCATGGAAATAATTCGATCTATAATACAAGTGGCCACGCTGAATAAGTGTGATTTGACCGAGATGGAGGCACTGCGGAAGGAACTTGGTCAAGTGTTGGGCAAGAAAAGATACCTCTTAGTGCTGGATGATGTTTGGAATGAAGATGGACAGAAGTGGGATGCTATGAGATCATTGTTATGCTCACATGCTGGCTCAGGTAGTGCTATAATTGTGACAAGCCGCAGCGACAAAGTTGCATCTATCATGGGCACACTTCCTCCACATCAGATATCGCTTCTAAGTGATGATCAATCATGGGAGTTCTTTGACAGAAACACATCTGGAAGAGAAGTAGAAAGGCAAGAGGAATTTATTTCAGTCGCAAAGAACATTGTTGACAAGTGTAAAGGATTGCCTCTTGCTATCAAGACCATAGCCGCTTTACTTCCTTCGAAGAATCACAATCAGTGGTTTTCTGTTCTGGATAGCGATGTATGGAAAGATGACATTCTCACAACTACTGGGATTGTACCTGCACTACGACTGAGCTATGATCATTTGTCATCAGAGGAAAAAATATGCTTTTCCTTTTGTTCTATTTTCCCCAAGGATAGCCCAATGGATAAAGACATGTTAATCCAGCTATGGATGGCAAATGACTTTATTGCATCAGAATTAAGAGGCCAGCAAATTTTTGATGTGCTAGTTTGGAGATGTTTCCTACAAGATGTCAAGATTCAAAAGAATCCTATGGGCAGATTTAAAGATGAGTTCTTCCGTGGACCTGCTTGCAAGATGCATGATCTCATGCATGACCTCGCTAACTTCGTAAGCGGAAATGATTGCTCCATTCTGCAAGAATCTTCATCATGTCAAGAAATTATGCAAGGATCCACAAACACCTGTTCGTTACAGCATGAGGTTCGACATTTGTCACTTGATTATGTGAGTAACAATACTATTGCAGCCATGAAGAAAATTTTAGCTCCCCGAGCCCGCACAATATTAGTCCGAAGGGAGTTGGAGTGGACTAAGACTTCTCTGGGTATGGGCAAGTCTCTGAGTATGACCATGTCAAAATTCATGTCCTTGCGAGCATTGAAGATATCGTCAATCTTAACACATATGACAAACTTGAAGCATCTTCGGTATCTAGATTGTTCTAATTCTGATATATCTGCACTGCCTGAAGGCATTACCATGTTTTATAGCTTGCAAACATTGAAGCTCACGGGTTGTCGCAAACTTGAGAAATTACCAGAAGGCATACGATATATGCTCAGCCTTCGGCATATCTTCCTTAATGGGTGTCATAGTTTGGAGTGCATGCCACATGGTATTGGTCAGCTGAATTCTTTACAGACATTGACGGATTATGTCATTGATAGTGATGTGGGCCGTGGAATTGATCAACTGAAAGATTTGAATCTAGTTGGTGGTCTTTCTTTGACTAAGCTGAGGAAAGTGCATAGTGCAGAAAATGCTCAACAAGGCAATATGTCTGCTAAGCATGATTTGAAAAGATTGTCACTCGATTGGGGGGAAAATATATATACATGGCGTGAAGTTGAAGTGGATACTAATGCAGAAGGAATATTAGAGGCCCTTCGTCCGCACAAAAGGCTTGAAGTTTTAGTGTTATCTAAGTATATGGGTGCTAAATTGCCATCATGGATGCAAAACTCTACACAGTTAGAACATATCAGTGAACTTTATCTGAAAAACTGCATGAAGTGCAAGGATCTTCCATCATTATGGCAGCTTCCCTCTCTCTGGTACTTGTGTTTGGATAGTTTGGATAGCTTGACCAGTATATGTGTTGGTAATGATGATAACGACAGTGGGGAATCCTGTATTTCTCCACCACCCTTCTTTCCTAAATTGAAAACCATGGACCTTTTCGACATGCCTAAGCTAGAGAGATGGCACCGGGAAGTGGCAGGACAAGTAGCAGTTGTATCATTCCCTCAGCTCAAGAAGCTAAAAATTTCCAGATGCCCAATGCTAGCAAGCATGCCCAATATGCTCCCTTTGCTTGAAGATCTACGTGTGGATAAGGCAACAGATATTCCCCTTTACCATCTGATGAATCTGTCTGTGCAATCTAACCTTGAGTGCAAAGGTTCCATTGAAGTAGGACCTACAGTTGGTTGGCGGTCTAGTGAGCTTCAGTTCTCGAGGCTTGGTGACTCTAATGTGACACTGACACTTAGAGATTTGATGGAAAATGTTGAGCCCTTTGAAGAGGAGCTGAATAGAATACCTTGCAAATTTATGAAGGAGCTGCGTATAACAAATTGTGGCTTTCTTTTCTCATCAAAACCATCCCAAATACAATCAAATATATGGAACCATTTTGGTTTTGTTGAAGTGATGCAGATTATAGGCTGTAATAATATAGTACAATGGCCAGCTGTAGAGGTCAGAAACTTGAATCGTCTTCGAGTTCTACACTTGTTTGACTGTTCCAACTTAACTGGTTCCCTTCCATCAACAATATCTGATGACGAAAATGTCCTGCATCCTCGACTCCAGAATCTCTTAGTTATGAATTGTGGAAAATTGGTGGAGGTACCAAAGTTGCCTGCATCTCTTGAAAAATTGCACATCACTTTTTGTCCCAAGCTGGTGTCCGTGCCAGCAATTCTTGGAAACGTCAAAAAATTGAGAGAACTCTCTCTGATTGGTTGCGAAGCCCTGACGACATTTCCAGATGGAATTTATGGAGTTACTGTGCTCAAGAAGCTAGAAGTGAGGCAGTGCCCAAGGGTGAAGACACTACCGGAGGGACTCCTGCAGCAGCTCCCAGCCCTCGAGGAACTATATATCAGAGACTGCCCCAACTTGGAGGGAGCCTTCTCAAGAGGAGGCGCTTACTGGAATTTGGTTGAAGCAATTACATTTCGATTGGTTGACTGA